A genome region from Flavobacterium sp. includes the following:
- a CDS encoding glycoside hydrolase family 30 beta sandwich domain-containing protein: MKLNIKNTIKILFFSAAVFSQIGCSSSNDAVDPVVNPPVVNPPVVVTNDVDFWLTKGDQSVLLAKQTGTLGFGTAVNMYTNIEVNASQKYQTVDGFGYTLTGGSADVINKLTAAKKSALLQELFGTGANSIGVSYLRISIGASDLNAEPFTYDDLATGETDLTLAKFSLDKDKAGVIALLKEILAINPKILILATPWSAPIWMKDKDSFVGGKLQTQYYDVYAKYFVKYIQQMKAEGITIDAVTPQNEPLHDGNNPSMYMSAAEQANFIKNNLGPAFKAANLSVKIIAYDHNCDRPDYPKAILADADAFPFVDGSAFHLYAGDISALSNVYNSYPTKNVYFTEQWTSSAGDFGGDLKWHVRNVVIGSMRNYSKNALEWNLANDGAFQPHTNGGCSMCKGALTVASSESFQRNVAYYIIAHASKFVPAGSVRISSTSGGNLQNVAFITPSGDKVLIVENDGSTAETFNIKFNDKWVTTTLGGGSVGTYTWK; encoded by the coding sequence ATGAAACTAAACATTAAAAACACTATAAAAATACTGTTCTTTTCAGCAGCAGTTTTTTCACAAATAGGATGCTCTTCTTCAAACGATGCCGTAGATCCTGTAGTAAATCCACCAGTGGTAAATCCACCGGTTGTAGTAACAAATGATGTTGATTTTTGGTTGACAAAAGGAGATCAAAGCGTATTGCTGGCAAAGCAAACCGGAACACTAGGATTTGGAACAGCAGTAAACATGTATACAAACATAGAAGTTAACGCTTCTCAAAAATATCAAACAGTTGACGGTTTTGGATACACATTAACTGGAGGAAGTGCTGACGTAATTAATAAATTAACGGCTGCTAAAAAAAGCGCACTTTTACAGGAATTATTTGGTACAGGCGCTAATTCAATTGGAGTAAGTTATCTTAGAATAAGTATCGGAGCATCTGACTTAAATGCAGAACCTTTTACTTATGATGATCTTGCAACCGGAGAAACAGATTTAACTTTAGCAAAATTCAGTTTAGATAAAGATAAAGCAGGAGTAATTGCACTTTTAAAAGAAATTCTGGCAATTAACCCAAAGATTTTAATTCTGGCTACACCTTGGTCAGCGCCGATTTGGATGAAAGACAAAGACAGTTTTGTTGGAGGAAAATTACAAACACAATATTATGATGTTTACGCTAAATATTTTGTAAAATACATTCAGCAAATGAAAGCTGAAGGAATTACAATAGACGCCGTAACTCCTCAAAATGAACCATTACATGACGGAAACAACCCAAGTATGTATATGTCAGCAGCAGAACAGGCTAACTTTATTAAAAATAATCTAGGACCTGCTTTTAAAGCTGCAAACCTAAGTGTAAAAATTATTGCTTACGATCATAATTGTGATAGACCAGACTACCCAAAAGCAATTTTGGCTGATGCCGATGCTTTTCCATTTGTAGACGGATCGGCTTTCCATTTATATGCAGGAGATATCAGTGCACTTAGCAATGTTTATAATTCTTATCCAACAAAAAATGTGTATTTCACAGAACAATGGACATCATCAGCAGGTGATTTTGGAGGGGATTTAAAATGGCACGTTCGAAATGTAGTAATCGGTTCAATGCGTAACTATAGCAAAAATGCATTAGAATGGAATTTAGCAAATGATGGTGCTTTTCAACCTCATACAAATGGTGGTTGTTCAATGTGTAAAGGTGCTTTAACAGTAGCCTCCAGCGAAAGCTTCCAGCGTAATGTAGCTTATTACATTATTGCACATGCATCAAAATTTGTTCCTGCAGGATCTGTTAGAATTTCAAGTACTTCAGGCGGAAACTTACAAAATGTTGCTTTTATAACACCTTCTGGCGATAAAGTTTTAATTGTAGAAAATGACGGATCAACAGCCGAAACTTTCAATATCAAGTTCAATGATAAATGGGTAACTACTACCTTAGGAGGAGGATCTGTTGGAACTTATACGTGGAAATAA
- a CDS encoding cellulase family glycosylhydrolase produces the protein MKKVIVALQLLFSFTIFGQGFLHRDGQKIVDGNGNNIILRGLGLGGWMVQEGYMLQTQPFASPQYQIKQKIQDVVGEQGTKEFYAAYKANGITKRDIDSLAKWGFNSIRLPMHYNLYTPPIEQEKNGEITWMEEGFTMTDNLLKWCEANKIYLILDLHAAPGGQGNDAAISDYDTTKPSLWQSEANQKKMIALWKKLASRYRDSQWIGGYDIINEPNWGFTGSNKNGCDENSNGPLRDLMVAVTKAIREVDTNHLVIIEGNCWGNNYNGIFPLWDENMALSFHKYWNHNDKESIQKMLDYRTQYNVPIWLGESGENSNVWFKDALTLVETNNIGWAFWPMKKIENIAGVTSVTKIPEYDVLLKYWKDGGAKPSPEFSKKALMKMADNYKMQNVTVKPDVIDAMFRQVQTNDTKAYKNHIIPGKIIATQYDLGTNGFAYSDKDFVNYRVATGTFDQWNKGNVMRNDGVDILPCKDAGSNGYQVSFIEDGEWLQFTAQVKKENKYNVAIRYSSESAEGQLHLETSNGEKSKTITLPATGGNDKWKTIILSDVELKSGENKIKVVFDKGGFNLNYLDFLNGKKSVSKK, from the coding sequence ATGAAAAAAGTAATAGTAGCATTGCAGCTTTTATTTTCATTTACAATTTTCGGACAGGGATTTTTACATAGAGACGGACAAAAAATTGTTGATGGAAACGGAAATAATATCATCTTAAGAGGTCTTGGCCTTGGCGGATGGATGGTTCAAGAAGGGTATATGCTGCAAACACAGCCCTTTGCAAGTCCGCAATATCAAATAAAACAAAAAATTCAGGACGTTGTTGGTGAACAAGGAACGAAAGAATTTTATGCCGCTTACAAAGCTAATGGAATCACAAAAAGAGACATTGATTCGTTAGCAAAATGGGGATTCAATTCGATTCGTCTTCCAATGCATTATAACCTTTATACTCCGCCAATTGAGCAGGAAAAAAATGGTGAAATCACCTGGATGGAAGAAGGTTTTACCATGACTGATAATTTATTGAAATGGTGTGAAGCAAACAAAATCTATTTAATTTTAGATTTGCATGCAGCACCGGGCGGACAAGGAAACGATGCGGCAATTTCGGATTATGATACCACAAAACCATCATTATGGCAGAGTGAAGCCAATCAGAAAAAAATGATCGCTTTATGGAAAAAACTGGCTTCTCGTTACAGAGACAGTCAGTGGATTGGCGGTTATGATATTATCAACGAACCAAACTGGGGTTTTACCGGATCTAATAAAAATGGCTGCGACGAAAATTCAAACGGACCTTTAAGAGACTTAATGGTTGCAGTTACAAAAGCAATTCGCGAAGTCGACACTAATCACTTAGTAATTATCGAAGGAAACTGCTGGGGAAATAATTACAACGGGATTTTCCCTTTATGGGATGAAAACATGGCGTTGAGTTTTCATAAATACTGGAATCATAACGACAAAGAATCAATCCAGAAAATGCTGGATTACAGAACACAATATAACGTTCCGATTTGGTTAGGAGAAAGCGGCGAAAATTCAAACGTTTGGTTTAAAGATGCTTTGACTTTAGTAGAAACCAACAATATTGGATGGGCATTTTGGCCAATGAAAAAAATCGAAAATATTGCAGGTGTAACCTCGGTAACCAAAATTCCGGAATATGATGTTTTATTGAAATACTGGAAAGATGGCGGAGCAAAACCATCACCAGAATTTTCGAAAAAAGCATTAATGAAAATGGCTGACAACTATAAAATGCAAAACGTAACTGTTAAGCCAGACGTAATCGATGCGATGTTTAGACAAGTTCAGACAAACGATACAAAAGCCTACAAAAATCACATAATTCCCGGAAAAATCATTGCAACACAATATGATTTAGGAACAAACGGTTTTGCTTATTCTGATAAAGATTTTGTGAATTACAGAGTTGCAACTGGAACTTTTGATCAGTGGAATAAAGGAAACGTAATGCGCAACGACGGAGTTGATATTCTGCCTTGTAAAGATGCCGGATCAAATGGTTATCAGGTTTCATTTATTGAAGATGGAGAATGGCTGCAATTTACTGCTCAGGTAAAAAAAGAAAATAAATACAACGTGGCAATTCGTTACTCAAGCGAAAGTGCAGAAGGACAACTTCATTTAGAAACTTCAAATGGAGAAAAATCAAAAACAATAACATTGCCTGCAACTGGCGGAAATGATAAATGGAAAACGATTATTTTATCTGATGTTGAATTAAAATCAGGAGAAAATAAAATAAAAGTAGTTTTTGATAAAGGCGGATTCAATTTGAATTATTTAGATTTTTTGAACGGTAAAAAAAGTGTTTCTAAAAAATAA